A portion of the Lysinibacillus timonensis genome contains these proteins:
- a CDS encoding Yip1 family protein → MKKCTACGNVQDLGNFCAKCGGSLEDFNANNQSPPNQQQGNVQQPGQPVNNGQFQQPGQTTNPGQFQQAGGPNQFQQPGQFQQQGNPNQQQYQQPAQPNVHVEKVKDQSKAFINFFTTYLKQPSTIFSSGESQFVNGIITVVLYALIVGLTLFVAAHSMFGMFIDTSEIFFNVFGGSAIFIIAIYAVVVLSLWIVAKNFGPETSWKAITSYLGAFSIPSILLTVVALLLFLISAYQFANNILFIALLLVVLAVPLFVITRLLTFQTKNFDMFHSYLVYIIIFLVLFWILMNVVWNNTVGKFMDSGFF, encoded by the coding sequence ATGAAGAAATGTACAGCATGTGGAAATGTCCAAGATTTGGGCAATTTCTGTGCAAAATGTGGTGGATCTCTTGAAGATTTTAACGCTAACAATCAAAGTCCACCAAATCAACAACAGGGAAATGTACAACAACCAGGCCAACCTGTTAACAATGGACAATTCCAACAACCTGGACAAACTACAAACCCTGGGCAATTCCAACAAGCAGGAGGACCTAACCAATTTCAGCAGCCCGGCCAATTCCAACAACAGGGAAACCCTAACCAACAGCAGTATCAACAACCCGCACAACCAAATGTACATGTTGAAAAAGTGAAAGATCAATCAAAAGCATTTATTAATTTCTTTACTACTTATTTAAAACAACCTTCTACTATTTTCAGCAGTGGTGAAAGTCAATTTGTTAACGGCATTATCACGGTTGTTCTTTATGCACTCATTGTTGGTCTAACATTGTTTGTTGCTGCACATAGTATGTTTGGGATGTTTATAGATACAAGCGAAATCTTCTTCAACGTATTCGGTGGTAGTGCAATATTTATTATTGCTATCTACGCTGTGGTCGTCCTATCATTATGGATCGTTGCTAAAAATTTTGGCCCAGAAACATCTTGGAAAGCAATTACTAGTTACCTTGGAGCTTTCTCAATCCCGTCAATCCTATTAACTGTTGTTGCATTGTTGTTATTTTTAATTAGTGCATATCAGTTTGCTAACAATATACTTTTCATTGCACTTTTATTAGTAGTGTTAGCAGTTCCATTATTTGTCATTACACGTTTGTTAACATTCCAAACTAAAAACTTTGACATGTTCCACTCTTACCTAGTTTACATCATTATTTTCTTAGTTTTATTCTGGATTTTAATGAACGTTGTGTGGAACAACACTGTTGGAAAATTTATGGACAGCGGATTCTTCTAA
- a CDS encoding 2-oxoacid:acceptor oxidoreductase subunit alpha: protein MLHQLSWKVGGQQGEGIESTGEIFSMAMNRLGYHLYGYRHFSSRIKGGHTNNKITVRPTQVRAIADDLDILVAFDQETIDVNYKELTENGIILADSKFNPVKPEDSKAPLFSVPFTEIASELGTSLMKNMVAIGATSALLKLEHSVFQSVVDEIFGRKGEEVVKKNMEAIGRGHDVMSELLGDRVGAWELEPADGKRRMFMIGNDAVALGAIAAGARFMAAYPITPASEIMEYLIKKLPKFGGAVIQTEDEIAAATMAIGANYGGVRSFTASAGPGLSLMMESIGLSGMTEQPLVIVDTQRGGPSTGLPTKQEQSDLMAMFYGTHGEIPKVVIAPSTLEEAFFDTIQAFNIAEELQLPVILMTDLQLSLGKITADPFDYSKIEIRRGKIVDSELPEPENKDYFKRYENTDDGISPRVLPGTPNGIHHVTGVEHDETGKPNEAPGNRNIQMDKRFRKLDYLKFDTPVYVNAPHEEADVLFVGFNSTRGAIEEVQARLSAEGVKVNHAHIRLLFPFPAAEVEPLVAGAKKVIVVENNKTGQLANIMKMNVGGHDKLSSITKYDGTPFLPRELETKIKELLD, encoded by the coding sequence ATGTTACATCAGCTTTCGTGGAAAGTCGGTGGGCAACAAGGGGAAGGGATTGAGAGTACAGGTGAAATCTTCTCAATGGCAATGAACCGTTTAGGGTATCACCTATACGGTTACCGTCATTTCTCTTCTCGGATTAAGGGTGGCCATACGAACAATAAAATTACAGTTAGACCAACTCAAGTACGCGCAATTGCGGATGATTTAGATATATTAGTTGCTTTCGACCAAGAAACAATTGACGTTAACTATAAAGAATTGACAGAAAATGGTATTATTTTAGCTGATAGCAAATTTAACCCTGTAAAACCAGAAGATTCCAAAGCACCTTTGTTCAGCGTGCCATTTACTGAAATCGCTTCCGAACTTGGTACTTCGTTAATGAAAAACATGGTTGCCATCGGTGCGACAAGTGCTTTATTGAAATTAGAACACTCTGTATTCCAAAGTGTTGTTGATGAAATCTTCGGTCGTAAAGGCGAAGAAGTTGTAAAAAAGAACATGGAGGCAATCGGTCGTGGACACGATGTCATGAGTGAATTACTAGGTGATCGTGTTGGAGCATGGGAATTAGAACCTGCTGATGGCAAACGCCGTATGTTCATGATTGGAAACGATGCAGTAGCGCTAGGTGCAATTGCTGCTGGTGCACGTTTTATGGCTGCTTACCCAATTACACCAGCTTCAGAAATTATGGAGTATTTAATTAAGAAATTACCTAAATTCGGTGGTGCAGTCATTCAGACGGAAGATGAAATCGCTGCTGCAACAATGGCAATCGGTGCAAACTACGGTGGGGTGCGTTCATTTACTGCATCAGCTGGACCTGGTTTATCACTTATGATGGAATCCATTGGGCTTTCTGGTATGACAGAGCAACCATTAGTTATTGTAGATACGCAACGTGGGGGCCCTTCAACAGGTCTTCCAACAAAACAAGAACAATCTGACTTAATGGCAATGTTCTACGGTACTCACGGAGAAATTCCGAAAGTTGTGATTGCGCCTTCAACATTGGAAGAAGCTTTCTTTGATACAATTCAAGCATTTAATATTGCAGAAGAATTGCAGTTGCCGGTTATCTTGATGACTGATCTTCAATTATCTTTAGGTAAAATTACTGCTGATCCATTTGATTATTCTAAGATCGAAATTCGTCGTGGTAAAATTGTAGATAGTGAACTCCCTGAGCCAGAAAATAAAGATTATTTTAAGCGCTACGAAAATACCGATGACGGGATCTCACCACGTGTTTTACCTGGAACACCGAACGGGATTCATCATGTAACAGGTGTTGAACACGATGAAACAGGTAAACCAAACGAAGCACCAGGTAACCGCAACATCCAAATGGACAAACGTTTCCGTAAACTGGACTATTTGAAGTTTGACACACCTGTGTATGTGAATGCGCCACACGAAGAGGCAGACGTATTATTTGTTGGGTTTAACTCAACTCGTGGTGCCATTGAAGAAGTTCAAGCTCGTTTGAGTGCTGAGGGTGTAAAAGTCAACCATGCACATATTCGCTTACTATTCCCATTCCCTGCAGCTGAGGTTGAACCACTTGTAGCCGGGGCGAAGAAAGTAATCGTTGTTGAAAATAATAAAACTGGCCAACTTGCAAACATTATGAAAATGAATGTTGGTGGTCACGATAAATTATCGAGCATCACGAAATATGACGGTACGCCGTTCTTACCACGTGAACTAGAAACAAAAATAAAGGAGCTGCTTGACTAA
- a CDS encoding methyl-accepting chemotaxis protein, whose protein sequence is MKISRYIKVKDRLILLMIVCIISNIILAIFSIDYLRKMENNSVLMYEQRLLAMNAFADFELAIDQGDYNRATELYDSLSIYQFDAKMEYYIVELGKHLELQNVVELLSITEEAQSYIIERAANQIVAYKGDISFGYFLLITVSIIMIAIVVYFSVAGTRAVNTPTRELKKLLKLAGQGDFTKVATYDSKDELGEVMRSYNRMSSEVKELLKTVQNSAKSVDESNTRLQSASEKTTEAAILISNDAKDLTRSTERSAEQLMMNTSAIQEIFTGIEYIAEKIQFIESSIRETEDEANEGVKFVFDNKEKMKEIEIAVKQTNDKMLVLASHTKEIGQVIQIINSIAKQTSLLALNAAIEAARAGEYGRGFSVVADEVRKLADQSVQSTKVIEGIVEQIQKDSNESIYFMGNAIESVQVGYATTLQSASKFEHIVSGVNEIAPEIEEVSATIYQIKQNTKEVAEHSTELSNLFDHNTESIKQVSSSTVEQLDATRDMHEEIQKITRNIRALSHAIRRFTVN, encoded by the coding sequence GTGAAAATATCACGGTATATAAAGGTAAAAGATCGTTTAATTCTATTAATGATCGTATGTATTATTTCAAATATCATTTTGGCTATTTTTAGTATTGATTATTTACGTAAAATGGAAAACAATTCTGTGTTAATGTACGAGCAACGATTACTTGCTATGAATGCATTTGCAGATTTTGAATTAGCAATTGATCAAGGGGATTATAACAGAGCTACTGAACTATATGACTCACTTTCAATCTATCAATTCGATGCCAAGATGGAATATTACATAGTTGAACTAGGTAAACATTTAGAGCTTCAAAATGTAGTTGAATTGTTATCAATTACTGAGGAAGCTCAATCTTACATAATTGAACGCGCGGCAAATCAAATTGTGGCGTATAAAGGAGACATATCCTTTGGTTATTTCTTATTAATTACAGTATCAATTATAATGATTGCTATCGTTGTTTATTTCAGTGTTGCTGGAACAAGAGCGGTTAACACCCCAACAAGAGAATTAAAGAAACTCTTGAAACTGGCAGGGCAGGGGGATTTTACTAAAGTTGCTACTTATGACTCGAAAGATGAACTAGGCGAAGTAATGCGTAGTTACAATCGAATGTCATCTGAGGTAAAAGAACTGCTAAAAACGGTCCAAAACAGCGCAAAATCTGTAGATGAATCCAATACACGTCTACAAAGTGCATCAGAAAAAACAACGGAAGCAGCGATTCTCATTTCAAATGATGCAAAAGATTTAACAAGATCAACAGAACGATCTGCAGAGCAGCTAATGATGAACACTTCAGCTATTCAGGAAATCTTTACAGGAATTGAATATATAGCGGAGAAGATTCAGTTTATTGAAAGTAGTATTAGAGAAACTGAAGATGAAGCAAACGAAGGTGTAAAATTTGTTTTTGATAATAAGGAAAAAATGAAGGAAATTGAGATTGCTGTAAAACAAACAAATGATAAAATGTTAGTTTTAGCTAGTCATACAAAGGAAATTGGGCAAGTTATTCAAATTATTAACTCCATCGCCAAACAAACAAGTTTACTTGCATTAAACGCGGCCATTGAAGCGGCACGAGCAGGAGAGTATGGAAGAGGCTTTAGCGTAGTTGCCGATGAAGTTCGAAAATTAGCAGACCAATCAGTACAATCGACGAAAGTTATTGAAGGCATCGTAGAACAAATTCAAAAGGATTCCAATGAATCGATTTATTTTATGGGCAATGCAATTGAATCAGTTCAAGTGGGTTATGCAACGACTCTACAAAGTGCTTCTAAATTCGAACATATCGTATCAGGTGTGAATGAGATTGCGCCAGAAATCGAAGAAGTATCAGCAACAATCTATCAAATCAAACAAAATACTAAAGAAGTGGCAGAACACTCAACCGAATTAAGTAACTTATTCGACCATAACACAGAAAGTATAAAACAAGTTTCAAGCTCAACAGTTGAGCAGCTAGACGCCACTCGTGATATGCACGAAGAAATCCAAAAAATTACTAGGAACATCCGCGCCCTATCGCACGCAATTCGAAGATTTACTGTGAACTGA
- a CDS encoding peptidoglycan-binding protein, whose amino-acid sequence MNFERVELKVQNGELTVVLHVDEQQGESNSEFAQEFYFSAKEKTKDLRQSAIGFVKKHYPKLKAATIIVAAGTVILTSIPMNKAEAHDVDFNMSYLYFGSAQTMISQVDKAQGNLSLVSPSYFDLNADGSLKITSLYNSTFVQEMHNRGIDVVPFLSNHWDRTVGRAALANREQLSTQIADFIIKNNLDGINVDIENVSEVDRDSYTDLVRLLREKLPADKEVSVAVAANPNGWTKGWHGSYDYGELAKYSDYLMIMAYDESYEGGPEGPVASYGWVERSIKYALNKGVPADKIVLGLPFYGRFWKEGAATSTGGTGISNVKVDELLKKYGGTVDYDEVAQSPKATITIKEGDPVSTVSGKTLGPGTYHIWYENNESLEAKFDLIHKYNLKGAGSWSLGQESTSMWSEYRTWTTHDGQVQVAPVTPKPSEQVGQVLPTSTTTYIVKSGDTLWRVATYYNMSTTELKELNNLPTDVIYPGQVLKVKSPGTATTQETVVVNPPANTPGAISAPSSTTGMDYPILNSGSTGTAVTDLQSNLKKLGYYDGPVNGIYNTSTKYAVGDFQRKYDLTPDGIAGPATLSKLEEVLNNPTPVTAPASSTENVSQTYPTLKSGSTGAAVTKLQSTLKGLGYYDGPVNGIYNTSTKYAVGDFQRKYDLKPDGIAGPATLSKLDEVIDKSAPTAEPTSNTADKSYPTLNTGSSGSAVTELQTSLKKLGYYNGPINGIYNTSTKYAVGDFQRKYGFIANGTADSQTLAKLDQVMNGASIAPTTVNPTYTTLAPGSRGGGVENLQSKLKSLGYYNGPVNGIYNTSTKYAVGNFQREHGMIADGTANPTTQTKIDEVIGR is encoded by the coding sequence ATGAATTTTGAGCGTGTGGAGTTAAAGGTGCAAAATGGAGAATTAACGGTTGTTTTACATGTAGATGAGCAACAAGGAGAAAGTAATTCCGAATTCGCCCAAGAATTTTACTTCTCTGCAAAAGAGAAAACAAAAGATCTTAGACAATCTGCAATAGGCTTTGTAAAAAAACATTATCCTAAGTTAAAAGCAGCTACTATTATCGTTGCAGCAGGAACTGTCATTTTAACGAGCATCCCAATGAATAAAGCGGAAGCCCATGATGTTGATTTCAATATGAGTTACCTCTACTTTGGAAGTGCACAAACAATGATTTCTCAAGTTGACAAAGCACAAGGAAATTTAAGTTTGGTCTCCCCTAGTTATTTCGATCTAAACGCGGACGGTTCTTTAAAAATTACGAGTTTGTATAATTCAACCTTTGTTCAAGAAATGCACAATCGCGGGATTGATGTTGTACCATTTCTAAGTAATCATTGGGATCGAACTGTCGGCCGCGCTGCTTTAGCTAATAGAGAACAACTGTCTACGCAAATTGCGGATTTTATTATAAAAAATAATCTAGATGGTATAAACGTTGATATAGAAAACGTTTCTGAAGTTGACCGTGATTCTTATACGGATTTAGTTCGATTGCTTCGTGAAAAACTCCCTGCAGACAAAGAAGTATCTGTTGCAGTAGCTGCTAACCCAAATGGCTGGACGAAAGGTTGGCATGGTTCTTATGACTACGGGGAATTGGCTAAGTATTCAGATTACCTGATGATCATGGCATACGATGAAAGCTACGAAGGCGGTCCTGAGGGGCCAGTTGCTAGCTATGGTTGGGTTGAGCGTTCTATCAAATATGCACTGAATAAAGGTGTCCCAGCTGATAAAATTGTGCTAGGTCTTCCGTTTTACGGTAGATTCTGGAAAGAAGGCGCTGCAACATCCACTGGAGGAACAGGTATTTCAAATGTAAAAGTGGACGAACTACTGAAGAAATACGGAGGAACTGTTGATTATGACGAAGTAGCACAATCACCGAAGGCGACGATTACAATCAAAGAAGGTGATCCTGTAAGTACAGTTTCAGGAAAAACATTAGGGCCTGGTACTTATCACATCTGGTATGAAAATAATGAATCGTTAGAGGCGAAATTTGATTTAATTCATAAATACAACTTAAAAGGTGCAGGAAGCTGGAGTCTAGGTCAGGAGAGCACATCAATGTGGTCAGAATATCGCACTTGGACGACCCATGACGGACAAGTACAAGTTGCTCCTGTAACACCTAAACCCTCGGAACAAGTGGGACAAGTTTTACCAACATCAACAACAACATACATCGTTAAATCTGGCGATACATTGTGGAGAGTTGCCACATATTATAATATGTCGACTACGGAATTAAAGGAATTAAACAATTTACCAACGGATGTAATTTATCCAGGACAAGTATTAAAAGTAAAAAGTCCGGGTACCGCGACAACTCAGGAAACGGTTGTTGTTAATCCTCCCGCTAATACCCCTGGGGCAATTTCGGCGCCTTCATCCACTACGGGAATGGACTATCCGATATTAAATTCTGGCTCTACGGGTACTGCTGTAACAGATTTGCAGAGCAATTTAAAGAAATTGGGCTATTACGATGGGCCCGTCAATGGAATTTATAATACCTCAACAAAATACGCGGTTGGGGATTTTCAGCGAAAATATGATCTAACACCTGATGGTATCGCAGGACCTGCGACATTGTCGAAATTAGAAGAAGTATTGAATAATCCAACTCCTGTAACGGCACCGGCATCTTCAACTGAAAATGTCAGCCAAACCTACCCGACTTTAAAATCAGGCTCGACAGGGGCAGCTGTAACAAAGTTGCAAAGTACTTTGAAGGGGTTGGGCTATTATGATGGGCCGGTCAATGGTATCTATAATACTTCAACAAAATATGCGGTAGGCGATTTCCAAAGAAAATATGATTTAAAGCCGGATGGTATTGCAGGTCCTGCAACACTATCCAAACTTGATGAAGTGATAGATAAATCAGCACCTACTGCTGAACCAACGAGCAATACTGCCGATAAATCCTATCCAACCTTAAACACTGGATCTAGTGGTTCTGCAGTAACGGAACTACAAACTAGTTTAAAGAAATTAGGCTATTACAATGGTCCAATTAATGGCATCTATAATACCTCAACGAAATACGCAGTGGGTGATTTCCAAAGGAAGTATGGTTTCATTGCTAACGGTACAGCTGATTCGCAAACATTAGCAAAACTTGATCAAGTAATGAACGGAGCATCTATAGCTCCAACAACAGTTAACCCAACTTATACTACTTTAGCCCCCGGTTCTAGAGGCGGCGGAGTTGAGAATTTGCAAAGCAAACTCAAATCTTTAGGTTATTACAATGGACCGGTCAATGGCATTTATAATACTTCTACAAAATATGCAGTCGGTAATTTCCAAAGGGAACACGGCATGATTGCTGACGGTACAGCTAATCCAACCACACAGACAAAAATAGATGAAGTGATTGGCCGTTAA
- a CDS encoding S8 family serine peptidase, with amino-acid sequence MKKMMILTILSSLFISSVAPMVHARAEAPKENVIIIFKDDIDQRAVQNVNGEIEQVLDNMPVVTGEVPKNAIDDLERDKDVLAVEVDQRIHINGQLQDWGIQAVKAPTAWESEFTGKGVKIAVLDTGIAPHNDLEIAGGVSFTSYTPSYIDDNGHGTHVAGIIGAENNDIGVVGVAPDADVYAVKVLDRNGSGNLSDIIKGIDWAITNNMDIINLSLGTQVDSLALKQTVDKAYNKGILVVAAAGNDGNSEGIGETVDYPARYDSVIAVSATDSSNIRGAFSSTGAEVEVAGPGMKILSTFLSNQYAYMNGTSMAAPFVAGNLALLKQANSTSTHIQLRKKLKETVIDIGVSGKDSFYGYGLVQAPVKVTETVVKNDSIETEEQVNEQPLTQAPNLIQPTQTGEAPTSETEETMPAPQPILEPAPKLAPIQETTPKTEPNRAPLATQPKPVTQPIKKPIAIQPKPSTLKSMTATLKTSKITYKAGSYVYVYLKAIDKSTKKPVVNGTVKVTIKSPTGQSSVMTVKTNSKGEAIVKWKSSKYAKKGIYKLSMSASASRYKTESTAKTIRIY; translated from the coding sequence ATGAAGAAAATGATGATTTTAACGATTTTATCGTCACTATTTATTTCCTCTGTTGCTCCAATGGTACATGCACGTGCCGAAGCTCCTAAGGAAAATGTAATTATCATTTTTAAAGACGATATAGATCAAAGAGCTGTACAAAATGTGAATGGTGAAATTGAACAAGTTCTAGATAATATGCCAGTTGTTACTGGTGAAGTACCGAAAAACGCGATTGATGATTTAGAAAGAGATAAAGATGTTCTTGCTGTTGAAGTGGACCAACGTATTCACATTAATGGGCAACTACAAGATTGGGGAATCCAAGCAGTAAAAGCACCAACAGCTTGGGAATCTGAGTTTACTGGAAAAGGTGTAAAAATTGCAGTCTTAGATACTGGTATTGCACCTCATAACGATTTAGAAATTGCTGGTGGAGTTTCCTTTACGTCTTACACTCCATCTTATATTGATGATAATGGTCATGGAACGCATGTAGCAGGGATTATCGGCGCCGAAAATAATGATATTGGTGTTGTGGGAGTTGCTCCTGATGCTGATGTATATGCAGTAAAAGTACTAGATCGAAATGGTAGTGGGAATCTATCCGATATTATAAAAGGTATAGACTGGGCAATCACAAATAATATGGATATTATTAACCTAAGTTTAGGTACCCAAGTAGATTCCTTAGCTTTAAAACAAACGGTAGATAAAGCATATAACAAAGGTATTTTAGTTGTCGCAGCTGCAGGAAATGACGGTAATTCGGAAGGAATTGGCGAAACTGTAGATTACCCAGCGCGTTACGATTCTGTAATTGCTGTAAGTGCAACGGATTCATCGAATATCCGTGGAGCGTTTTCTTCTACTGGTGCAGAAGTTGAAGTAGCTGGCCCTGGGATGAAAATACTAAGCACTTTTTTAAGCAATCAGTATGCCTATATGAACGGAACATCAATGGCGGCACCTTTTGTGGCAGGTAATCTAGCATTACTAAAACAAGCGAATTCAACTTCAACTCACATACAGCTACGTAAAAAACTAAAAGAGACTGTCATTGATATTGGAGTAAGTGGAAAAGACTCGTTTTATGGGTATGGATTAGTCCAAGCACCAGTAAAAGTAACGGAAACTGTAGTTAAAAATGATTCAATTGAGACTGAAGAGCAAGTTAATGAACAACCATTGACACAAGCTCCAAATCTAATTCAACCGACACAAACAGGTGAAGCACCAACTTCGGAGACAGAGGAAACTATGCCTGCTCCACAACCAATTTTAGAGCCAGCGCCAAAACTAGCTCCAATACAAGAAACGACACCTAAAACAGAACCGAATAGAGCACCATTAGCAACACAACCAAAGCCAGTAACACAACCGATTAAAAAACCAATTGCAATCCAGCCTAAACCGTCTACATTAAAATCTATGACGGCTACGTTAAAGACGAGTAAAATCACATATAAAGCTGGTAGTTACGTGTACGTATATTTAAAAGCAATAGATAAATCTACGAAAAAACCTGTTGTAAATGGCACTGTCAAAGTCACAATTAAATCACCAACTGGTCAATCATCTGTCATGACCGTTAAAACGAATTCAAAAGGTGAAGCCATTGTAAAATGGAAATCATCTAAGTACGCAAAAAAAGGGATCTATAAATTAAGTATGTCTGCATCTGCTTCCCGCTATAAAACCGAAAGTACAGCGAAAACAATTCGAATCTACTAA
- a CDS encoding nuclease-related domain-containing protein yields the protein MILKERTESPELQIFKALNNRMSLLEKDKQYYFNLKKGYEGELLFDSYIKKVQSDCLIINDLLLKFNNSTFQIDTLILMADSLFIFEVKNFDGDFYYESNSDKIFTKSKVEIVNPMIQLKRTESLLRQLLHSLGFTITINSSIVFVNPEVTLYQAPIEAPFIFPTQLNRLVKQLNGKYSKITEKHKLIANKLLSLNLKESPHSVIPDFEYEKLEKGITCEFCHSFLDSIEGRKCVCKKCGHVETVASAVIRSVREFKLLFPDRKITTNLIHEWCNIVESKKRVQRILESNFSMVGKYRWAFFE from the coding sequence TTGATTTTAAAGGAAAGAACTGAATCACCAGAATTACAAATCTTTAAAGCGTTAAACAATCGAATGAGTTTACTAGAAAAAGACAAACAATATTACTTTAATCTCAAAAAAGGATATGAGGGGGAGTTGTTGTTTGATTCTTATATTAAAAAGGTTCAGAGTGATTGTTTAATAATTAACGATTTACTTCTTAAATTCAATAACTCTACTTTCCAGATTGATACACTGATACTCATGGCGGATTCTCTCTTTATTTTTGAGGTGAAGAACTTTGATGGCGATTTTTATTACGAGTCAAATTCTGATAAAATTTTTACGAAATCGAAGGTTGAAATTGTCAATCCAATGATTCAATTAAAACGCACAGAAAGTTTGTTACGCCAGCTGCTGCATAGCTTAGGCTTCACAATTACCATTAATTCTTCAATTGTTTTTGTAAACCCAGAAGTCACCCTTTATCAAGCCCCAATTGAGGCACCCTTTATCTTTCCAACACAACTTAACCGCTTAGTAAAACAGCTGAACGGTAAATACTCGAAAATAACAGAAAAACACAAGTTGATTGCAAATAAATTGTTATCGTTAAATTTGAAGGAATCACCTCATTCCGTAATTCCCGATTTTGAATACGAAAAGTTAGAGAAAGGGATCACCTGTGAATTTTGTCATTCTTTTCTGGATTCTATTGAGGGACGGAAATGTGTTTGTAAAAAGTGTGGCCATGTAGAAACTGTTGCATCTGCTGTAATCAGAAGTGTAAGGGAATTCAAGTTACTTTTTCCTGACAGGAAAATTACAACTAACTTGATTCATGAATGGTGTAATATAGTGGAATCTAAGAAACGAGTACAAAGAATATTAGAGAGTAACTTTAGTATGGTTGGCAAATATCGTTGGGCTTTCTTTGAATAA
- a CDS encoding 2-oxoacid:ferredoxin oxidoreductase subunit beta encodes MATFKDFRNSVKPNWCPGCGDFSVQAAIQRAAANVGIEPHELAVVAGIGCSGRIAGYINSYGFHGIHGRALPLAQGLKMANRDLNVIASGGDGDGFAIGMGHTVHAIRRNLDITYVVMDNQIYGLTKGQTSPRSAQGFITKSTPGGAIEPSLKPLEVALSSGATFVAQGFSTDIKELTALIEEGIKHKGFSFINVFSPCVTYNKVNTYDWFKEHLTKLSDVEDYDSSDRDLAMRTVMEKEGLVTGIIYQDKEAKSYQEKLDHYSEQPLAEADLTISENDFEALVKEFM; translated from the coding sequence ATGGCTACATTTAAAGATTTTCGTAACTCAGTGAAACCAAACTGGTGTCCTGGCTGTGGCGACTTCTCTGTCCAAGCAGCCATCCAACGCGCTGCAGCAAATGTCGGCATCGAACCTCACGAACTAGCAGTTGTTGCTGGGATTGGTTGTTCTGGCCGTATCGCTGGTTACATTAATTCATACGGATTCCACGGAATTCACGGTCGGGCGTTACCATTAGCACAAGGTTTAAAAATGGCAAACCGTGATTTAAATGTAATCGCATCTGGTGGTGACGGAGACGGCTTCGCAATTGGTATGGGACATACAGTTCATGCCATTCGTCGTAATTTAGATATAACGTATGTCGTGATGGATAACCAAATATACGGGTTAACAAAAGGGCAAACTTCACCACGTTCTGCACAAGGGTTCATTACAAAATCAACTCCAGGTGGGGCAATTGAGCCTTCTTTAAAACCTTTAGAAGTAGCATTATCTTCGGGTGCTACATTTGTGGCACAAGGCTTCTCAACTGACATTAAAGAGTTAACGGCTTTAATTGAAGAAGGAATCAAACATAAAGGGTTCTCATTCATTAACGTGTTCAGCCCGTGTGTTACATACAACAAAGTTAATACGTATGACTGGTTTAAAGAACATCTTACTAAGTTGAGTGATGTGGAGGATTACGATTCTTCTGACCGTGACCTTGCAATGCGAACTGTTATGGAGAAAGAAGGCCTTGTAACAGGTATTATCTATCAAGACAAAGAAGCTAAATCTTATCAAGAAAAACTAGATCACTATTCGGAGCAACCGCTAGCGGAAGCTGATTTAACGATTAGTGAAAATGATTTCGAGGCTTTGGTGAAAGAGTTTATGTAA